The Gadus macrocephalus chromosome 1, ASM3116895v1 DNA window CGGGACCAGGGACGCTGGCCGTGCTACGGGGCTCCGGGGCAGGGCTGGGGGCTCCTGGGGGTCCGGTCTGGTTCATGTTAGGGTGGCTGGCTCTGCGAGGGCGTTGCCTGTCACTCAGGTCCGTCAGGGTCTGGCTCCGCCCAGGTGTGTCTATGGTCCCGCCCCTCCgatgatgatgctgctgctccagccacagcaccCTCCGTTGGCAGGGCTCGGTGCGGCAGCCTGGGGGACATACAGCTGTCAGGAGAGGGCGCTAGCACAGAGCTAGCCAACACTGGAGCACAGAGCTACCCAACAATACCTGAGAGCTAGCCAACACTCTAGCGCAGATTTAGCTAACACTCTAGCACAGAGCTAGCCAACACTCTTGCACAGAGCTAGCCAACACTCTAGCACAGAGCTAGCCAACACTATAGCGCAGAGCTTGCTAACACTTTAGCAAAGAGCTAGCTAACACTCTAGCACATAGCTAGCTTACACTAGCACAGAGCTCAGCAAGGGGGAAGGTCACAGACATACATCTGAGCGGTTGAATTAGACCAGGAGCGTTAAATGATTAGGATAGAGCTACTCCCAAAAACGATGTTTTAAGATATATTAAGAAATATTTAGACAATAAAAGGTACATTCGCTAGTTCTCACCGAGTGCGAGGGTGGAGGGCGGGTGGTGCCGGGGCAGGGTGGGGCTCTTCTCCGCCCGGTGGAACTGCACCGTGGTGGTCACACTGTTCCCCACGGTGCAGCGGGACGCCTGGTTCACCTGCGTGGTCTCGGGGATGGACTCCAGGTCCCAGCGTCCTCTCTGCTcccggggggaggggcctgggcggtgggggggggcgtgtctGTGGGCTCCGTGGCTCCCGTGCATCTTGTGGAACCGGCGGAACTCCCCGGTGCTCACGCTGTGGAACCCGGAGTCGCTGGGCTCCGAGGAGAGGAGGGActctgaggagggggaggagcccggggaggagggggtgtggccGGGCAGCGAGGACACGGCATCGGTCTCCACCTCCGACAGCAGCagctggtgatggaggtgggggcTGTCCGGCCCGCAGCCCAGCCCGCTGTCCAGCTCGCTGAGCGGGAGGTAGCCCAGAGAACGGTCTGCCCTCCAGGGGGCGCTGAAGTCAGCCTGGAGACCAGGGGAGGTCATTACACCCTCTATGGAGGGATGAGAGCTCTATTCTAAATGAAGGATGAGAGCTCTGTTCTCTATGAAGGGATGAAAGCTCTGTTCTATATGAGGGATGACCTCTATTCTCTATGAGGGGATGAGACGAGAGCTCTGTTCTCTATGAACGGATGAGAGCTCTGTCCTCTATGAAGGGATGAGAGCTCTGTCCTCTATGAAGGGATGAGAGCTCTGTCCTCTATGAAGGGATGAGAGCTCTGTCCTCTATGAAGGGATGAGAGCTCTGTTCTCTATGAAGGGATGAGAGCTCTGTCCTCTATGAAGGGCTGAGAGCTCTGTCCTCTATGAAGGGATGAGAGCTCTGTCCTTTATGAAGGGATGAGAGCTCTGTCCTCTATGAAGGGATGAGAGCTCTGTCCTCTATGAAGGGATGAGAGCTCTGTCCTCTATGAAGGATGAGAGCTATATTCTATGAAGGTGATTTGAGATGaggttctctacctgtctgtgaaAGTGGTTTGGTCCCGCCTCCTCTGTGTTGTAGCAGCCAATCAGACAATTCTCTGAGTTTGGTTGGTAAGGTGAGCCATGAGCCTGAGACAAGACAGAAATTCACATCAGGTCCCAGCACTTGGACCACGCCAGGTCAGTTAGCGTCAGTGAACAGGGATATGcagaaagacaaacagacagacagacataaagagACAGTCATGCAGACGGGCAGAGAGTCAAAGTGGacgacagacagaaaggcagaaaGACACGcccatagacagacagacagacagggtggaAGGCAGACAGGTGATACCTGGTAGTCCAGTCTGTCCAGGTGGTCAAGGCTGTAGGAGACGGTAGGCATGTAGCTATGGGCCGAGGGCTGGTCCCCTGACATGCTGGGCCGGTAGTCATTGGCTTGGCAGAGTTCAGGGGTCATCATCATGTGATCAGAGTACATGTCAGGTGATCGGTTCATGTGACCGTAGTATTGCCTATGGAGAGGGAAGTTTGATATTTCACAGGGAGAAAACTTCATGTGATATTGAGGGACTAGAAGTGTTGAAGAATCAAGTATCTCCCAATACTCTCAGGTTGTGATCATAATGGGATGAAGACTATGCTGGGAACCAAATTGGGACCATGGAGAGGAACTTTCCATGGTACCGTTACATGTTGGACAGCAGAGCTCCTTAAAGGTttggtatggaattcgcttttttggccatttttgcaaaattacttgaaatccttatcataacccacttacagccactgagttagaagtactgacaggAAAATTAAataagtcaatcatctgtggaacgggcagggctcgaaaaactccagccaatgatttccacagccaccgagttgcattggacagtaagtacgtcaatcagacggtcgtactgcactccccctcccccgcgcgcgaccccttcgtgcagtactcgtgacccagagctcgtgacccagagcaagctcctgtttgttgttatcctgcggtagctactggaactagttaatccacatttggacctagcagtagaagacttCTATTCGCCATGTTTtttaacgaaaacctacgctagcctggctcgctctcgcgcatctgtgttcgcgctcgtgcatgattgcgcgtccaggtacttggaatgggtggagtcagagtcagcgttgaaggagagggggtaggaccatttgagttgtgtattttcaaaatctgctggcgtttcgcaaatcccatacccaacctttaaggtaGGAGAACAGTTCCTTAAACCACTAACTCTAAACACCGGTAACCGGTTAAGAGACCAGTGACACGAGAAAGACCTTGGAGTGTACAATGTTCTTCAAGTGCTGGTCTCACCTAGCCTGGATACCAGCCTGAACTCCGCCCACAAAATATTTGGTCTGGAGATTCAGTCTGGAATTGAGCTCGTTGGGAGGTATTTGGTCAGATCAAAAAGtgatctgaccaatcaaattgtaagggcgggctttatacgttgatggacagatgatccacattaacgtaatcaaccacgtcaccaaagagcgctcagcgcttttactttttttctcaaaaatgctGACCGTGTTGCCAATTTGTCCGTGTATCCTTAAATTCTTTTTACAAAACCGGCATAAATCGTTTATGTCCATCTTCTTTTTCTACTTCTTCGAACGTGCGCTCAGTTGAGTTAGTCTGAGAATAGCTGTGCTTCGCACAACATACGTCACATactacgttgctctgattgattttaggtctatccaattgagCGAAGAGGCATTTTCCTTCCTGGTTCCGCCCTATAATCACAGCCCAATGGTTCGGTCTCAGACTCATATTCTGACTAGAATTATGAGTATGACATCGCCAGGCTAGGTCTCACCCACACTGTTTCCTGAAACTCCTACAAGACCCAacttctcctgctcctgctaCTTCCTCTACCTCCTACTGCTTCACCAGCCTtcacctccttcttcttcctaaTTGTTTCGGCGGCCAGCACTGATCAATGCAGCATTTCCTGTAGGCAACCGGAAGACTAAGATATCCTGTCTGGACACTGAAGTTCTTAGACAATGTGTccgtaaaggtttcaaatcaacacggTAGGAATACGCTTATCAAGATTTCCATCTGAAAGCTTCATGTTGCCTTCTCGATGAGTTTCTCTTTCGTAGGGAAACCTCTGACCAAACATCTCCTGCCTCTTTCTTTTCCCTTCTTTATGGGCCATTAGTCTGACCTGTAGGTCTCTCTGTGACCTACCCATTggtgttggtctctctctctactgaccTACCCATTGCTGTAGGTCTCTCTGTGACCTACCCATGggtgttggtctctctctctactgaccTACCCATGGCTGTAAGTCTCTCTGTGATCTACCCATGgctgtaggtctctctctctactgaccTACCCATGGCTGTAGGTCTCTCTGTGACCTACCCATGggtgttggtctctctctctactgaccTACCGACGGCTGTAGGTCTCTCTGTGACCTACCCATTGCTGTAGGTCTCTCTGTCACCTACCCATGGCTGTAGGTCTCTCTGTGACCTACCCATGGCTGTAGGTCCCTCTGTGACCTACCCATGGCTGTAGGTCTCTCTGTGATCTACCCATGgctgtaggtctctctctctactgaccTACCCATGGCCTTAGGTCTCTCTGTGACCTACCCATGggtgttggtctctctctctactgaccTACCGACGGCTGTAGGTCTCTCTGTGACCTACCCATTGCTGTAGGTCTCTCTGTGACCTACCCATGGCTGTAGGTCTCTCTGTGACCTACCCATGGCTGTAGGTCTCTCTGTGACCTACCCATGGCTGTAGGTCTCCCTGTGACCTACCCATGGCTGTAGGTCTCTCTGTGACCTACTCATGggtgttggtctctctctctactgaccTACCGATGGCTGTAGGTCTCTCTCGGACCTACCCATGGCTGTAGGTCTCTCTGTGACCTACCCATGggtgttggtctctctctctactgaccTACCAATGGCTGTAGGTCTCTCTGTGACCTACCCATTGCTGTACTCGTCCCTGTGGGCGTCGTCTCTGTTCACCAGCCCCATGGCTCTCAGGGCGTCCCATTGTCTCTCCGCCGTGTAGTCGGCGTGCCTCTTCCtgtggccacgccccctcctgtcATCCACCTGCACTGCGATTGGCTGACCGTACTCATCCACGAAGTGAAGCTCCTCCCTGTGCCGGTGATGTGTGGGGTCTTGACCTTTGGCCTGGAAATAGGGACCGTTAGGATCCTGATGTGCACAGACGCATAGAGGTCATAACCATGACAACTTGTCACCGAGCCAAACTCAGTCTTACAGAGCAGGTGAGGCGTGAGAGCaggtgttagcattagcatgcagTATGAAAGTAGATGTTAGTGGAAGCATTGGCATGGGCATGAGAGAAGGGGTTAGCTGTAGTGTTAGCATGCAGTATAAATGTAGGTGAtagcgttagcattagcatgctgtgtgtgagtgtgtttgtgtttacatgcTGTTTGAGAAGGAgaagttagcattagcatgcttTATGATTGTAGCTGATAGCCTTAGCATAGCATGCTGTATATAGGTCAGCCTGTAAACTCTGCGCTATACTTTTACCCCCTGACTGCCTGGccaggggcacacacacacacacacacacacgcagacacccatacacacatactgacacacgcacgcatgcacacatacacacacacagacagacacatacacaaacaaacatacattaacacacgcacacacacacacacacacacacacacacacacacacacacacacacacacacacacacacacacacacacacacacacacacacacacacacaaatacacatatacatacatacatgcctgCATccctgcatgtatgtatgtgtacagtatgtatgtttgtgtatgtctgtatgcatgCAGGCAGAACAGTACAGAGATGTGCGGTCCCATTTTGACGTAACGCAGTTAGACAGATCTTCCTAGacgtcgctcactctctctttatcgctgtcgctcttcccctctcctctctccccttcactgtctctctctctttctcttcggGGCAatatctctcttcccctctcctctctctccccttcactgtctctctctctctctttggggcactatctctcttcctctctcctctctctcccttcactgtctctctctcttttctgagcactatctctcttcctctctattctctctccccttcactgtctctctctctctcctcagagtactatctctattcctctcttctctttctccccttcactgtctctctctctctagggcactgtctctcttcctctccattcacttctctctccccttcactgtctctctcttttcggggcactgtctctcttcctctccattcccttctcttcccttctgtctcctctgctcctcgtcttcctcgtaGAAGGTACTGATGGGAGATCAAGTGGCCTCACATCTTGTTCTGTGTCTCAATACCAACGTGCTCTGGGAGTACTGGAATGCTCTTAGTACTGTGGTACTCTGGTAGTACTGCAGCACTATGGTAGTACTGTGAAATTCTGGTAGTACTTTGATACTATGGTACTCTGTCTGTACTGTGGTACTCTCTGTCTGTACTGTGGTACTGTAAGTACTTTGTCAGTATGAGTACGAGTTAGTCTGCTGGAGGTTGTccctgcagacaaacacacacacgcacacacacacacacacacacacacacacacacacacacacacacacacacacacacacacacacacacacacacacacagtgtgct harbors:
- the LOC132464009 gene encoding uncharacterized protein LOC132464009; translated protein: MGCPLSRKEAKGQDPTHHRHREELHFVDEYGQPIAVQVDDRRGRGHRKRHADYTAERQWDALRAMGLVNRDDAHRDEYSNGQYYGHMNRSPDMYSDHMMMTPELCQANDYRPSMSGDQPSAHSYMPTVSYSLDHLDRLDYQAHGSPYQPNSENCLIGCYNTEEAGPNHFHRQADFSAPWRADRSLGYLPLSELDSGLGCGPDSPHLHHQLLLSEVETDAVSSLPGHTPSSPGSSPSSESLLSSEPSDSGFHSVSTGEFRRFHKMHGSHGAHRHAPPHRPGPSPREQRGRWDLESIPETTQVNQASRCTVGNSVTTTVQFHRAEKSPTLPRHHPPSTLALGCRTEPCQRRVLWLEQQHHHRRGGTIDTPGRSQTLTDLSDRQRPRRASHPNMNQTGPPGAPSPAPEPRSTASVPGPDRPTPPPRLQLNSLQLHDPPGGRSAEEWEVRWRSREEEDSLSKSPGSASSRASNGRSVQTLGNRTSTPRSHYGPLYSTLSNQKAVRNQLLRARASRLARERSEVTTDEEARGEGGAGGAGWEEERHWAGRYWSRTERRRHAALSRQHRERRGGGAEELAAGGQGSTSSQTVLELSHMKQNRLRHSKLLDDWTTVEELLSHGTRVDTDSQLCRSPLLSVTTV